The DNA region TACTTCCGCTAAAATCGCCATTTCCTGATGAAAAAGGGCTGGTATAGCTGTTATTGCCCCCGCCACTGTTGCCGCTATTGGTTGCAGAATTACCATTTGTCCCATTTTTGCTGCTATTCCCATTATCAGTTATCACGCCACCTTTTTGTTTGTAGGCATTGATATCAATGCCTAAAATCTTTGCGATTTCTTCTTGATTTTCTCCTGCTAAAATAAGCTTAGAACCTTTTTGAAGTTTTTTGGCATTTTTAACTTCTTTGATTGTTGAGGGATTGCTTGAGAGAGAATGGGTTTGATTGTTTGTCTTAATTTCGCGCACCATAAATGCTGCGGACTTTCTATCGCTGCTAAGCTTATAATCCCCGATAGCAATCGCAGGATAGACTTTATTGTCAAATACGACCCTGCCTCTTAGCGCCCCTTGTTTTTTACTTAAATTAATATCTTTATCAGTGATAATCATTAAGGCAAAAACCGAACTGAAAACACCTGAAAAAGCACACAGGCAGGCTATTTTCATTAATTTGTTTTTACTTTTTTTTACTATTATGCTTCTTGTCATTTCTTTTAAATTATTTAAAATATTTTTCATTGTCTCTCCTTTAGATTTCTCTATCCCATTTTTTGGATTTTGGTTTGGATTTGCAGATTTGCCTGTTATTGTCGCATTCATTGTTTTTAGGTAGAATGACATCAATATTTTCTTTTGGTAGCCTAAGCCGAGTATCTTCTTGTTTGCTACCTAGCTGAGTGAAAGTTTGGATAATATCAGCACTGCCTGTTTTCTCGTTACTTCTTTTTTCAAGCCTTTTTAGATCTCTTTCATCAACTTTGGTTGCGTGTATTACCTCTCCTGTTTCTTTTGTAATAACTACTTTTCCAATTTTATTTTCTTGCATATATTTGACAATTAAAGAGGCATCTAATCGATTATTCCTATAAAAATGTGTTGGATTTTCTAACACTTTTCTAATAAGTCTAAACACATCACTAGGCTTATCAAACATTTCAGGGTGCTTATCAGCAAGCTTTTCTAAATCTGCGAGAATATGATTTTGCGTAAGCTCTGCTAAGGAACAAATATTTTCATCTATGCTCATTCCCACTTTATAATCACTTTTTATCTTGTCTGTTGATAAAATTTCAAATTCTGTTTTTGTTATTTTTTCACTCATCTTGTCTATTCTTTTTTCATTCATTTTTATTGCTCCTTTTGTTTAGTATTCATTTTCATCATCGCTGAGATCATCATCTTTTGGCAGCGGTTTATATTCTTTAAAAAATTCTGTTAAAACCTCTCCATCTTTTGGTTCCGGAAAAAAGATATCCACATTGGGAGAAATAAAAATTCTGCTTCCCTCTTTGATGGTAATAATGGGTTTAATCCGCACCTGCTCTCTTAAAATTTGCGCGACAATATTAGAAACATCATCTTTCATTTGTCCCATTAACTGAGCGGTTTGATAGCTTTGATACACACCTCCTCCTCCGCTTTTATTGAGTTGTGTGTTTAATCCGGAACTGATGGCTAAAAGCAAACCGTTTGAGAGAGTGGAGAGTGTGAGAGGCAAGCCGTATTTTTCCCAATACTTATTATGCAAGTTTCCAATAAGCCCTGCATAACCTTTGACATCAGCCCCTTTGGCATTGGTTAAAATGATATTGACTCCTTGTGGTGTGATAATGCGACTCCACACCACTTCCAGACGATATTCCCCGATTTTGTTATTGCTATTGTAAAATCCGATTGCGTGCGAACCTTTTGGAATGAGTACGGCTCGTCCCATTGCCGCATAAATATCGCTTTCAACTTGTGCGATTACTTTATTGCCTCCGATTTGAGAACTGATAGGCGTGATTAAAATCGCCGGTATCATTCTGTCTGCCGTAATGGTTCTTAAAAGCTTGTGTTCATTACTTGCCTCATCTTTTTTATCAAGATTGCTAAAAGAGCTTGCCCCATAATCAATATCTCGATTGATTTTGCTTTCAGGGTCGCTCGGATTAACATCAGCGCTTTCAAATCGTTTGGCAAGTTGTAATAATCTTTCTTTATTAGTGGGGGAGGCGGATTTATAATCAAATTGGGCATTGGATGTGCGTCGGCGCGAATTATTTAAACCGGTTAAATTATTTTTATTGGTCTTATTGTTTTTATCTGCAGATTGATTCACCTCCGCATTTGGATGCAGTACAATGATTTTTTCTTTAGGCAAAACAATATTGCCATTTTCATCAACAATGTTGCCATCTTTGTCTTTGTGATAATTTTGATTTGCTTGGATTTGAACTTGTTTTTCAACCTCATTTAAAGTCTTGTCAATCGATTTTTCCAACTCGCTTTGTATTTTGCCCTTGCTTGATTGGCTGTTTTGGTCTTTAGAGTCGGCAAAAAGATAATCAGAAAGCGGGAATTTTGTATTGACTTCAAATTCACTTTCACCTTCATCAACATCAGTAAAAACAATCATCAGCATTAAAATACTC from Helicobacter sp. 12S02232-10 includes:
- a CDS encoding DNA type IV secretion system protein ComB10, coding for MFSGILRLLKRKVIWIPLSIASILMLMIVFTDVDEGESEFEVNTKFPLSDYLFADSKDQNSQSSKGKIQSELEKSIDKTLNEVEKQVQIQANQNYHKDKDGNIVDENGNIVLPKEKIIVLHPNAEVNQSADKNNKTNKNNLTGLNNSRRRTSNAQFDYKSASPTNKERLLQLAKRFESADVNPSDPESKINRDIDYGASSFSNLDKKDEASNEHKLLRTITADRMIPAILITPISSQIGGNKVIAQVESDIYAAMGRAVLIPKGSHAIGFYNSNNKIGEYRLEVVWSRIITPQGVNIILTNAKGADVKGYAGLIGNLHNKYWEKYGLPLTLSTLSNGLLLAISSGLNTQLNKSGGGGVYQSYQTAQLMGQMKDDVSNIVAQILREQVRIKPIITIKEGSRIFISPNVDIFFPEPKDGEVLTEFFKEYKPLPKDDDLSDDENEY